The nucleotide sequence gccatatcataatctttgtcaagattctctatcacaattgtgttggtggttgatagcttttcaagatctttcttgagcttttcattctcattcttgagcttgacatattcattatagttgtcggactcaactactttcttgcttttgctactagaaccttgctcaattatctcaacaatcaagtcatcatatgatgtagctatatcaatcttaacaacattgttagtagcatcatgtggctcattggataataactgATGAGAGAGaataagattgtcatgattaatcttgagatttgtgtactcttctttttagcaacttgtaactagtggtgagctcattatgtatcccctcaagtttgtcatgtttttctctaagttcctttttagaggatttgagctccttgagtttagatgacataattttatttttttctctaagctcaacactagctttttttggctatgtcatactttgctaagagtgagtcctctCAAGTactagctttttatttttagctcttgtctttctaatgattttagtatattggTTTAATAGCTTGACAAGATCattataagaaggtgattcaaattcttcatcactatcactaccactttcatcattgctagcattatcatcaccactactattatcatcattttgtacctttcattcacccttggccataaggcattggtgtgtagaggatgacggcgatggtgtcggtgaagatagtgaagaatcaatcacaatagCGACCACCTTCttgttctcattctcactttcatcaacGGATGAgacacttgatgattcaatatccgtgagccaattaccaataatgtatgccttgccattcttcttcttcttgccatcatttttcttgtatggcttgttcttcttcttctcatcatcattttcgTCACTTGAGTCAtccttcttgcccttgtacttcttcttatacttgtctttcttaggtttggggcattgatgagctagatgactaagttctccacaattatagcaatccattttggagatgagcttccttctattactagtgaagaatttattcttcttgtcatcaaACTTGACATCGTTCTTGTTTaccttcttgagcatcttggtagttcttctcaccataagagcaagactTACATCattaatctcatcatcacttgagctatcatgatcaactcttgctttgcccctcttctctaggctagccttgaatgccaaatctttcttcttggtggaagaagagccatcttgtggagtgatgtgcgtgtacatctcatgtgcattgatcttccccaatatttgagttggtatagcgatggaaagatcaccttgatgaagcactatcacaatatgcccatatttgtcaatgggcaggacactcaatatctttcttacaatatcAAAGGGTTGCATTTATGTGAGTCTAAgcacattgacttcctctataagaacattcaagcgtgaatacatctcattagcactttttctaggaagcatctcaaatgaattaagctttttcatcacaaggtggtagcattcctcacgctcactcttggttccctcatagagcgcacaaatgtccgaccatagtgcatggacgtctttgtggttccgcacacgaTTAAAAGCAttcttgcaaaggcctctaaagagggtgtttctagcctttgcattccacttctcgtagttagcctcatcgccttgaaggttgacGGAATCCTTAggtttgggaagccttgtgaggtggctctaagaactctaACGTCTAAAGCCTCTAAGTATGTCttcatgcaaattttccaataaggaaaatcatcttcctcaaagataggaggaggtccatccccatgggacatcttgctctaggcggttaagcctaatttagggagcacgaggcttcgataccaattaaaaggatcaagatgtccaagagggggggtgaattaggctaattctaaattttatgcaataattaagtcctacacttagcccacttcaccccttgtgtctaggatgtgtttctattattctaccgcataaaagttttgcatcctagatttcaatcctactctagtatgataattctagaaatgtaaagacataaaatgaattgctcaaatgaaaatgctcaaagtaaagagagggaaaggaacatggtgatgtttttcgaggtatcggagagtcgttactccccactagtcctcgttggagcatccgcgtaagggtgtagctctcccttgatccgcgcaaggatcaagtgctctctacgggctgattctttgatactccgtcACGATGAATCGcctacaaccactcacaacttgacttGGGTAATCCACAAGCTctaccagatgatcaccaagctcccaatcactaccgagacatctaggtgatggcgatcaccaagagtaacaagcataaactctcacttgaccaagacaagcttaatgagaaaggtggatgcacatttGCTACTCTCTactcactaatgaggtccttaatcttggattcttaaatctcaatcacctcattaggctcttgctctcccttgcacttcaaaggtgtttctcagctgaacaaatgggtaaGAGATCTCctatggatgagtggagtaagtatttataccccctcatttaaaacataacgtttggaggctgagtcagcactctgcgagatgaccggacgcttcggtcagagtgatcggacgcaccgATCAGTTATACCCGCCACTGTGTCACAGAGAGCCGTTAACCTCTGACcgaactctgaccagcgtccggtcagcatcaaccggacgcgtccggtcaagaaaaagacattctggaaccttactagagtcgaccggacgcaggcaccccagcatccggtgctcctccactcagcgtccggtcagtaccagacgaATGCAGTTGATTGACCGGACTctaaccagcgtccgatcagcagaTACCGGACTTATCCGGTCAAGAAAAAGCCTCTCTcaaacctctctagagttgaccggacgcaggcatcccagcgtccggtgctcctccactcaacatccggtcagtaccagacgactgcagttgatcaaatgatTTGACTGGACTCAccgtccagcgtccgatcacaaccagaccagcgtccggttagtcatTTGACCCTACATTCACTTCaaactcgaaatcctatgtgaataaaATTGACtacaattgatcttagggctattcctgagctatctAATGCTAAGTTTGAgaaatgtgcaccacacctaatccattagactcatctaggtcaaactACTACTCCatatcctcttaatagtacggccaaagaaaaaaacaaagtcctcaactactctaagtgtctctccaacaccaaacaatACTTAggactagtccgtccttaaccttgtcatccatcctttgaaaaccgaaacgattttcatcgactggggcatgacaaccatgattgttcAATCAATTTTCATTACTATAACCTAATTTAAcctgcctctgtaaaacacatattagttatagtaatctcatGTCGTCATTGATCACCGAAACCGCATGGATGCTTTCATCGGTGTGAAGTACAGTGCACGAACAGAAAAACCTCGTCATGCTGGCGTTCAGTTCGTGTTTTTTTTAAAAGATCTGTACAGATCAGGCCAAATTATTGGCGTGTTCTACTGTACATTTCGCAACAAAATTTCACGGCTACCATTTTCATATGTTCCTGTCGAGGTGGCGTGTGGACGAGTGGTATTGTGTGGGGTTATCTTCATCTCTTCTACCTTGAGTTGCTCTTGGCCAATAAACTGATCAGAAACGCTGTCTTCGTTTCTTTTTGCGACTTTGCTATTTCATCATCTTAAAAAAAAAATGAAACGACAGAAGGGATTTTCATCAACTTGAAATGCAACGAACATTCTCTAATCATTGATGCTTACATTACATATTGGGGCAATGTATTGAGTCGAAGGGTTTTTCAACTTGAAACGCAACGGAGATTACCTAACCATTGTgattaaaaaaaaaaacctaaCCACTGACGCTGACATACCGTGGCGATGTACCGAACTGCCTGAGGACTTCACGCACTATGAAGAACTGAGGTCAGCTGActactccttttttttttttgaaaaggacTACGGGAACTAGAATTCATTGTCACCCAAGCATGAGCATAAGCAAGTCACAAAAAAAAagagcatgagcataagcatgACAACAACTCCATCCGTCCGCTCTTAAAAGAGTGTAATTCTAGATTTAGAACAAGTCAAATTTTCTTAATTCtaatcaaatatataaaaaatggtatcaacatttatatcttcaaataaattattACAAAAAATAAGGGCACTTTTAGTATCATAAAAATTGTACTTTTagaaaatttatttaaatttaaaaCATTTTTATCTTTATAAAAATGGGAGTTTTTTTAAGGGCTGAGGGAGCAGATTGGTAACACAAACTCCGGTGCGGCTACCGAAAGTTATTCCGCTGCAGAAAGATTATTCCGCAAAGATGCCGGACTCTCTTTTATTCCAACTTTCCAAGACAAGAGAGgagagaaaaagtttgagattttCATGGAGAGCAAGATGAGGCCACGTGTCCCGTCGTCAGCCGTGTCCGTCGCCAAAAAGATGACCGTAGTTTCGTAgtgctttttttttctaaaaaaaaatgtgACCACCGCCCCGCCGCCGTTTGCTCCGACACTGCTGCTGCGGCTGCGGTGCGGCCATGTCTTCCAGTCGTTCAATCACGTACGGAGTACGTACAGTGGTAAACCAGCAGTCCGTGATTTGCAGCCGCGCCGCCAACTGCCCAAGCAAACGCTGCTgaaacggcgacgacgacgaggtgCTCCCCGCTGCGATCCAGTCCAACGTGCCGGCGGCGATAGATGAGGCGCTGACCGGTTTCCTAGCCTCACCACGCCCAATAACCGAACCGGCGAAGCTGAGGTGACATGACAGACGAGTCGAGGTCAGGTCACGCTCGCCAcggcccggcacggcacgccTCCAACCAGGGCCCCACTGTCCCACGCACCGTGCGCCCGCCGCTGCGCTGCGCTGCGCCTCACGCCTTTTAGCCGTCCACCGCACCGCGCCCGCCTTTCCAACCCGCTCGCTCGATCGGCATCCGCGCATCGCGTCTCCCCTCCCTCCGTCCCTCCCTCGCCTCCGCGATCTCGCGGAACCCTGCTAGATCCCTGACTCCGCCATGTCCAACCCCTGGGGCGGCCTCGGCGGCGCCGGCGCGTGGGCGCTGGACGCCGAgcgcgccgaggaggaggagcgtGACGCAGCCGCGGCACccacccccgcccccgcccccgccgcggGGTTCCCCAGCCTCCGCGAGGCTGCCGCCGGCAagtccaagaagaagaacaaaggcacCACGCTCTCGCTCTCGGAGTTCGCTGGGTTCGGCCCGGGGCGGCGGCAGGCGCCGGCGCCACCGCAGCCCAGGGGCCTCACCACGGCGGAGATGATGATGCTGCCCACGGGCCCCAGGGAGCGGTCCGCCGACGAGCTCGACCGGCCCCGCGGCCTCGGCGGCGGCTTTCGCTCCTACGGCTCCGgggaccgcggcggcggcggcgggtttgACGACGACGGCCGCCGCGCCCCGCCCGGCAGGGGCTCGGATCTCGACATGCCCTCCCGCGCCGACGAGGATCGCGACTGGTCCATGAGCAAGAAGTCGTTCGCGCCCTCTCCCGCCGACTCCGGCTCGCGGAGCCGGTACGGCGGCCTCGGGGGTGGCGCGCCCGCGTCCGTCGGCCGCGCCGACGACGATGGCGACTGGTCGCGCGGgaagaagccgccgccgccgtcaggcCCGTCGCGCTACCCGAGCctcggctccggcggcggcggcggcggcggcggcttccgcGACTCGCCCGTCTCGGCCGACTCCTCCGACCGCTGGTCCCGTGCCGCGCCGAGCAATGGCGAGCGTGAGAGGCCCCGCATCGTGCTCGATCCGCCCAAACGTGACGCCTCGGCCACCCCTACCCCACCTGCTGAGGCGGGACGCAGCCGGCCGAGCCCATTTGGAGCCGCGAGGCCACGGGAGGACGTGCTGGCCGATAAGGGGCTGGACTGGAAGAAGATGGAAACTGAGATTGATCAGAAGAGAACTAGCCGCCCCACCAGCTCGCAGTCGAGCAGGCCAGAGAGTGCTCAATCGTCACGACCTGGGAGCCCCGGGTCACAGATATCAGCCACCGTTACTGAAGCTGCACCGAGGGCGCGGCCGAAGGCAAATCCTTTTGGTGACGCAAAGCCAAGGGAGGTGATTCTGCAAGAGAAAGGGAAGGACTGGAGGAAGATTGACCAAGAGCTGGAGCATCGCCGTATTGATAGGTATACCATATATTGATCTGAACCAACTCACAAAGCATGCACCATTAGCATTCATCAGTGAATTCAATACTAATTAAGACTAGGAACGCAGCATGCTCGTATATTTGGTTTTGGTTTAATTAGAACTCTGCTTCATTTTGCGGTAGTTAGCTTAGAGCATTTTTCTAGCACTGCTAGTAGCCACCTTGTTGTTGCTTCAACTAAAACAAATGACCTAACACAAGTTAGTTTACTATTTCATTCATGTTTCTTTCAAAAAATGTCTCTGTTTGTTCTGTCAAAATAGCTCTACAATGTGCTAGTAGGGGAGTTGAGAAGGGTTAAGTTTGTTGCTTAAGGCTGGACATCTGCTTACTTCTGGTGCATGAAGATATGGACCAATGATAGACGATGGAACAAATTTCCTGAATCGATTGAGAAATGGCATAGTGTGGGCATCCATAACAGTGCTATGGCTATAATAGCTGTACATTTTCCTTTTGAAGATAGTGAG is from Miscanthus floridulus cultivar M001 chromosome 7, ASM1932011v1, whole genome shotgun sequence and encodes:
- the LOC136467241 gene encoding eukaryotic translation initiation factor 4B1-like → MSNPWGGLGGAGAWALDAERAEEEERDAAAAPTPAPAPAAGFPSLREAAAGKSKKKNKGTTLSLSEFAGFGPGRRQAPAPPQPRGLTTAEMMMLPTGPRERSADELDRPRGLGGGFRSYGSGDRGGGGGFDDDGRRAPPGRGSDLDMPSRADEDRDWSMSKKSFAPSPADSGSRSRYGGLGGGAPASVGRADDDGDWSRGKKPPPPSGPSRYPSLGSGGGGGGGGFRDSPVSADSSDRWSRAAPSNGERERPRIVLDPPKRDASATPTPPAEAGRSRPSPFGAARPREDVLADKGLDWKKMETEIDQKRTSRPTSSQSSRPESAQSSRPGSPGSQISATVTEAAPRARPKANPFGDAKPREVILQEKGKDWRKIDQELEHRRIDRLETNEESVLKEEINLLKVELNESEGKISDEDAKGLSEKITQMEEQLELLRIAMDDKIRFSQRPGSGAGKVIASPPTHFVDEPQIKESMERPRSRSGTEQYPKPTEERWGFQGSRDRGSFGGNRISERSSAGQRW